The window GCTACAAATATATCTGCCATCAGTTCATCTTCAAAGGCACTATAAAGTCCACTGTTTAATGCTCCTCCACCAGTCATCAATACGTCTACATTTACATCAAATTTTCTAGCCATCTTAGCAACCCTCTTAGCCATTGACATATGCATTCCTGCTAGGATATCTTTTCTATCTATTTTTCTAGCCATTAATGATATAACCTCTGATTGTGCAAAGACAACACACGTGCTATTAATATCACAAGGGTCTATACTTTCAAGAGATAAAGGTCCTACTTGATCAATTGTTGTTTCTAACAATCCAGCAATTACCTCTATAAACTTTCCTGTTCCTGCAGCACACTTATCATTCATTACAAAATTATTTACTTGAAGATTTTCATCTAAAGAAATTACTTTGCTATCTTGTCCTCCAATATCTATTATTAATCTAGGCTTTATACCTTCTGGTGCAGTAAGTCTTACTCCATATGCGTGTGCTGTGATTTCAGAAATATTATCATCTGCAGTTTCAATACCCCTTCTACTATATCCTGTTGCCATTATAAAAGAGATATCCTCAAATTCTATATTTGCATCTTTAGCTAACTCTTCTAATAATCTTTTTGCAGTAGTTACATTATCAATTCCTGTATTGGCTACCTTCACGCCTACGACCTTATTTTCATCTATTAATGCTGCTTTTACATATGTTGAACCTGCATCAATTCCAGCAAAATATATCATATATTTTCTCCTTTTTATATTAATAATTTTACGCTTTGATCATTTCCATAAACGCTTCAATTCTTATCCTTAATTGCTCTACATCCTCTGTATTATAATCTGTTTCAACTCTAAGTACAGGTATGTTGTGTTTCTTCATTTCACTTTCTATATATCTGAGTTCAAAATCATATGATACACATCCTCTGATCACATGATAAACAATACCATCTATATCAAAATCCTTTGTTAGCTGCTTTATTTTAAATAACCTTTCATCATTATAAGTAAACGATGGACAAGTACATGGTAATGTATATCTTAAAGATAATCCTCTCATCATACCCTCAAAAGAATTATCTGTTACTGCCACAGGATCATAAAGACCTCTTTCTCCCATACAGGTTTCGTCTGCTGCAACAATTCCTCCTTGTTCTTCAATTAAATAAGGTATTTTTATATTTGGAAAAATTACTGGTGATCCTGTAATTAATATCCTAGGAGATTTTTTTGATCCTATATGTTTTTTTTCTTTAATCTTTTTTTCTAACTCATCATTCAATTTAGACAAAGCATCTGCCCACAAATCTACTCTGTCATAAGCATAGGAATTCAATACTGCCATGGCATGAGTCCCCTTTATCACCGAAGGATTTTGTTTTTTTATGTTATATAGTCGCCTAATCTCATATTGAGCAGAAGCCACAGCTTCAATAGCGTACTTTAATCGATCATATGTTATTTCATTTCCTGTAATTTTCTCTAAAGTGTTCTTTAAAGCATATAAGTCTTTTAAGAATCCATCTTTTGATTCTTCTTCATCTTTTAATGTAGGGACATGAAGAGGAATCACTTTTTTATACTTTGAAAGAATTGAGGTCATTTTTCTTTTTCCATCACAAGTTGTAGGAATCATCAATGCTTTGCAATCCTTATATATAGGTAAAAGATCATACATTTGAAACCCTACTGATGAACGTACAAGAGGACATGCATCCCTAGGAGCTTTCTCATCCCCTGCTAGTGTTGCAATGTGATTCCCTCCACACAACCTAACAGGTATAGCCCCAGAAGCATATATCAGTTCTTCTGGAACCATAACACAATATGTTCCAATCGTATCTACCTTTTCTCTATCTTTAATACTTTCACAATCAACAAAAGTTCTTTTTAATACATTAGTAAAATACTCTAAATTTTTAGGACAATCTTTCATTTCTTCTATATCTTTAATAGCTTTATAAGATAATTTGATCATATTTCGTTCAAATCTTTTAAATCGTTTCTCTTTCCTTATATCATTTAATTGTTGTGTCATTTCATTTTACCTCTTCCTCATTTTTTGATGTTGTCCATAGTTTTGATACATCCTTTTTCTGTTTGAATTTCCCATATGTTATATGATTTTCATGAAAATTTTCTCTAGAAGATGAATATATAGATTTTCCTAAAAAAGTAGTCTTTATGGCTTTATCTTCTGGGCAAGAATCTATACATTTCATACAAAATATACAATCACTGGTAGTAATATCTTCTTTTTCTCTTTCTGTATAAATACTCTTTATATCCATAGGGCAAGCTTCATAGCAAACACCACATTCTGTACACGCAGTACAATCTTTTTTTAGTTTAATGAAAGAGAATTTATGAAAAACACCTACAAAATATCCCATTGGACAATAATTACACCAAAGCCTATTTTTAAAGAATCCACCAACAATCACAACAATTGCTATTAGAACACTTAAGCCATCCATTTCAAATCCGCTTCCTGTAAGTGGAGGAATAATAGCTCGTACAGGGCACAATTCACATAATTCAATTCCTACTAAGAATATAAATAATAATATCCATTTTAGTAATTTAAGCTTATTTCTTGTCTTTTCAGAAAATCTAAAAGCTGGTATATGAAGCTTTTCTCTTATAAAGGTTAATACATCTTGTATAAACCCAAATGGGCATATAAACCCACACAGTATTCTTCCGAATATTACAATCAAAATAAGAGTAGACAGTATAAATAATAAAACACTCATAATGTTTCCAAGGGTTAAACTTGAAATTAACCACTCTCCAAATTCTGTAATCGTATAACAGCTTCCTTCTACTAAATAATCCTTATTATAAACACACGACATTATCGGAAGTTTTAAGTCATAAATTCTCTTTCCAAGAATTTGAACTCCAAATGTAAGCAAAACAAAACTAATTATTAAAGTTATCCATCTAAGTCTTGGGACAAATCTTCTCACCTATTTATCCTCCTTTTTTATGTCATCCATTTCAAATAACAATTCATTACTTGTGTTATTTCTTTTTTGTAATAATAACTTATTTACTCCAAATACACCTAAAATTGTTACTATTATTAGTAACACTACACTTCCAATAGCAAAAACACCTTTACCCTCTAAATCATCAACCTTATAGTTTAGAATGTGATACGTATTTGTATCTGATGTATCCTCTACATATATTATATTTATACCATTGGTTGAAGCTTTTAGATCTTTTATATATACGTATCCATCAGCATTAGTAGTTACTACCTCATTAATACCTGTTTCTGATATCACTTTTATCTTTTTATTTGACAGTACTTCACCATTGAATAATATTTGAAAATACCCTTCATCTAACGGAATAATTCCTAAACTTATTTTTTCTATGTTTTCAAATATTAAGCTTTTATATTTAGAATTCATATATACACTATTTTCATTGTATTTTTTATCAAAAGAAGCATCTCCATCTTGATCTTCATCTCCATCAAGCCCTCTATCATTTGCAGCAATTTGAGTATAATAATATACTTGTTCTTTTTTGCCATCTGAATCTACATCATAGATTCCTGCATCCAAACGGGCTCCTAATAAAGTTGGCCCATAACAACTAACTTTCTTTATTTTCTCTTGCGATAATTCCAATGATTGTGTTTTATTCCACCCTGTCTTTAGATAAACCTCAGCTTTTTTATTGGTTAATTCAGCACTTTTATTAAGCATTAAGTTTCCCCACAAATCTTGTTCCCACCATAAAGATTGATAATCTGTATTTGATTGAACTTTATCATTGTAACTAATCTCTATATTCTTACTTTTATAAACGCTATCATTAGCATAAAATCCATCTTCATAATAATCAAATATTAAAAAACCTCCCAGAACTGATGCTATGATTGCAGCTAATATACAATTTTTTTTATCTTTAAATATGTTTTTAATAAATTCCATTATCTATCACTCCTAATGATTTATTATTTTTGCTGATAACATTTCTATTACCGCTTCTGTTCTTATTCTTAGCTGTTCTATATCTTCATAATTATAGTCTGTTTCAATTCTAAATACAGGAATACCCTCTTCCTTGAATTTTTCTTCAACATCCTCTAATTCAAAGTCGTAGCACAAGTGACCTTTTAATATATGGTAGAGTACTCCTTTAATATTTTGTTCTCTAGCAATTTTTTTAAGAGATCTAATTCTATGTTCACTTGGAATGAAATATGGAGAATAATCATATAAATAATGCTTTAATGCTATATAATTTAGTAAATCTTTTGAAGAATTTTCATAGTGAATAATTTCATCAACGTAAAACTTACTCGCTTCTATTTCAACATCAGCTATCTCTGCCCCTAATTCCTCTAACAGTAGAGGTATTTTCATATTTGGAAAATAAATAGGAGAACCAATAACGAATATTCGCGGCTTTATTTTACTATTCACATCTTCTTTTACTGTATTTTTTAATTCTTCATTCAATATTTGCATTTCATAAGTCCATTTCCTAAGATCATTATTGAAATAATATGTATTCATTATGAAAAGCATTAAGCTTGCAGAAATAATTTGAGGATTCTCTCTTCTTATCTCCATCAACTGCTTTATCTGAAGCTTTGCTAAGTTAACTAGCTTAACTGCTTGTATTAAATTTTTATGATTCATTTTTTTTCTCGTTTTCTTTTCTAGTAAAGACTTTATCTTATCAATCTGATATATCCACTTAAGCTTT is drawn from Tepidibacter hydrothermalis and contains these coding sequences:
- a CDS encoding 2-hydroxyacyl-CoA dehydratase family protein produces the protein MTQQLNDIRKEKRFKRFERNMIKLSYKAIKDIEEMKDCPKNLEYFTNVLKRTFVDCESIKDREKVDTIGTYCVMVPEELIYASGAIPVRLCGGNHIATLAGDEKAPRDACPLVRSSVGFQMYDLLPIYKDCKALMIPTTCDGKRKMTSILSKYKKVIPLHVPTLKDEEESKDGFLKDLYALKNTLEKITGNEITYDRLKYAIEAVASAQYEIRRLYNIKKQNPSVIKGTHAMAVLNSYAYDRVDLWADALSKLNDELEKKIKEKKHIGSKKSPRILITGSPVIFPNIKIPYLIEEQGGIVAADETCMGERGLYDPVAVTDNSFEGMMRGLSLRYTLPCTCPSFTYNDERLFKIKQLTKDFDIDGIVYHVIRGCVSYDFELRYIESEMKKHNIPVLRVETDYNTEDVEQLRIRIEAFMEMIKA
- a CDS encoding 4Fe-4S binding protein, with amino-acid sequence MRRFVPRLRWITLIISFVLLTFGVQILGKRIYDLKLPIMSCVYNKDYLVEGSCYTITEFGEWLISSLTLGNIMSVLLFILSTLILIVIFGRILCGFICPFGFIQDVLTFIREKLHIPAFRFSEKTRNKLKLLKWILLFIFLVGIELCELCPVRAIIPPLTGSGFEMDGLSVLIAIVVIVGGFFKNRLWCNYCPMGYFVGVFHKFSFIKLKKDCTACTECGVCYEACPMDIKSIYTEREKEDITTSDCIFCMKCIDSCPEDKAIKTTFLGKSIYSSSRENFHENHITYGKFKQKKDVSKLWTTSKNEEEVK
- a CDS encoding 2-hydroxyacyl-CoA dehydratase subunit D codes for the protein MNKKVDERILDSYKNNIINTLKKLRQDQTCPKNSEYFFTLAENWFLKKNEDNKIPKIGLIGKCIPEEMIYALGAQPVWILGGSFEAGLAADEYVPRDTDPVVRSTVGMIKSGLVPDILDCKAIIAPVAYDSERKMVGMLSKDMEVYPVEIPPIKWTEGSKLKWIYQIDKIKSLLEKKTRKKMNHKNLIQAVKLVNLAKLQIKQLMEIRRENPQIISASLMLFIMNTYYFNNDLRKWTYEMQILNEELKNTVKEDVNSKIKPRIFVIGSPIYFPNMKIPLLLEELGAEIADVEIEASKFYVDEIIHYENSSKDLLNYIALKHYLYDYSPYFIPSEHRIRSLKKIAREQNIKGVLYHILKGHLCYDFELEDVEEKFKEEGIPVFRIETDYNYEDIEQLRIRTEAVIEMLSAKIINH
- a CDS encoding acyl-CoA dehydratase activase; protein product: MIYFAGIDAGSTYVKAALIDENKVVGVKVANTGIDNVTTAKRLLEELAKDANIEFEDISFIMATGYSRRGIETADDNISEITAHAYGVRLTAPEGIKPRLIIDIGGQDSKVISLDENLQVNNFVMNDKCAAGTGKFIEVIAGLLETTIDQVGPLSLESIDPCDINSTCVVFAQSEVISLMARKIDRKDILAGMHMSMAKRVAKMARKFDVNVDVLMTGGGALNSGLYSAFEDELMADIFVANYPQFNGAIGAALIGKERAE